One genomic region from Pseudobacteriovorax antillogorgiicola encodes:
- a CDS encoding methyl-accepting chemotaxis protein — protein MEASKIIQKTASENDLLEDRERHDNHLIRLFTEENENLRAGLSTIQKNIAEAVSSNNETIESNQDTREKFDSILSEVNALARESVRLSELLVNVEQKVAKLSESISDIQGFSKSIQGIADQTNLLALNATIESARAGESGRGFAVVANEVKELSNQTSALTDNINHSVSSIVEESKDISIAVADASASSTSSTEKMSTFLDDISDVIQKNNNSSRRVSKVNDHIFITLAKLDHVIWKVNTYLSVARQKEEFQFVDYHNCRLGKWYYEGDGKKSFSHLPSYSQLELPHSKVHLGTKAVFELLHDIDSNFEKLKKSLQDMEEGSQGVFEILDLILHEKQT, from the coding sequence ATGGAAGCATCAAAAATTATCCAAAAGACAGCGTCCGAGAATGATTTGCTTGAGGATCGGGAAAGACACGATAATCATCTCATTCGCCTATTTACTGAAGAGAATGAAAATTTAAGAGCAGGCCTTTCAACCATACAGAAGAACATCGCTGAAGCAGTCAGCTCCAACAACGAGACCATTGAATCCAACCAAGACACACGAGAAAAGTTTGATAGTATCTTATCAGAGGTCAATGCGCTCGCTCGCGAGTCTGTGCGACTTTCTGAACTTTTGGTGAATGTCGAACAAAAAGTTGCAAAGCTGAGTGAATCCATATCAGATATTCAAGGTTTCTCGAAGTCAATACAAGGAATTGCTGACCAAACAAACCTTCTTGCTCTAAATGCGACCATTGAATCGGCACGGGCAGGAGAAAGTGGAAGGGGCTTCGCAGTTGTTGCCAATGAAGTAAAGGAGTTGTCCAACCAAACATCTGCCCTTACAGATAACATTAATCATTCGGTAAGCTCAATTGTCGAGGAAAGCAAAGACATAAGTATCGCTGTTGCGGATGCTAGCGCAAGCAGTACCTCAAGCACGGAAAAAATGTCTACTTTTCTAGATGATATTAGCGATGTCATACAGAAGAACAACAATTCCAGTCGGCGGGTTTCCAAAGTTAATGATCACATATTCATCACTCTCGCCAAGCTTGATCACGTCATCTGGAAGGTCAATACATATCTTTCAGTCGCTAGGCAGAAGGAAGAATTTCAATTTGTTGACTACCATAATTGCAGACTTGGCAAATGGTATTACGAAGGTGATGGAAAGAAAAGCTTCTCCCACCTCCCAAGCTACTCCCAGCTTGAGCTACCACACTCAAAGGTACATCTTGGCACTAAAGCAGTCTTTGAACTTCTGCATGATATCGATTCTAACTTTGAGAAGCTGAAAAAGTCCCTCCAAGACATGGAGGAGGGCAGTCAAGGGGTTTTCGAGATACTAGACCTCATTCTTCACGAAAAACAGACTTAG
- a CDS encoding SRPBCC family protein, protein MVVIDPKLDLVIERDVDIPSKLIWEAWTKPEHLKHWFVPKPWQLSDCEIDLRPGGIFRTVMCSPEGEEFPGVGCYLEIVEGLRLSWTNCMEPGFRPVPAFGEGDFPWTGIITIEPTEKGAKYTAIARHASEDAWKKHYEMGFLDGWGTCFDQLVEYMRGR, encoded by the coding sequence ATGGTTGTTATCGATCCAAAACTTGATCTCGTGATCGAGCGTGACGTGGATATCCCTTCGAAACTCATCTGGGAGGCTTGGACCAAACCTGAACATCTCAAACATTGGTTTGTTCCGAAACCGTGGCAGCTTAGCGACTGCGAAATCGACCTTCGTCCTGGAGGCATTTTTAGAACCGTGATGTGTTCGCCCGAGGGCGAGGAGTTTCCGGGAGTTGGTTGCTACTTAGAGATTGTTGAAGGCCTGCGCTTGAGTTGGACCAACTGTATGGAGCCTGGCTTTCGGCCCGTTCCTGCATTTGGCGAGGGTGATTTTCCTTGGACTGGAATAATAACAATCGAGCCAACCGAAAAAGGTGCCAAGTATACTGCCATAGCTAGGCATGCCTCAGAAGATGCTTGGAAGAAACACTATGAAATGGGATTCCTTGATGGCTGGGGGACTTGCTTCGATCAGCTTGTGGAATATATGAGAGGCAGATAG
- a CDS encoding ArsR/SmtB family transcription factor: MNAFAALAEPRRQEIVSLLAEQGEMTASDIVKRFKVSAPAISQHLKVLREHSLVEVKKDAQRRLYSINPKGLNEMTDYLDGVRRMWEARLDRLEEYLNDLQSKE; encoded by the coding sequence ATGAACGCATTTGCTGCTTTAGCAGAACCTCGAAGACAAGAGATTGTAAGCCTGCTTGCGGAGCAGGGCGAGATGACAGCATCAGACATCGTCAAGCGATTTAAGGTATCGGCTCCTGCAATCTCGCAGCATCTTAAGGTATTAAGAGAACATAGCCTTGTTGAAGTCAAAAAAGACGCCCAACGAAGGCTTTACTCGATAAACCCTAAGGGGCTTAATGAAATGACTGATTACTTGGATGGTGTTCGAAGAATGTGGGAAGCCAGACTTGATCGGCTCGAAGAGTATCTCAATGATCTTCAATCTAAGGAATAG
- a CDS encoding DUF4856 domain-containing protein, with protein MALNLHSKKLIFILGGLLLSCSSDDSDDSGSSNTIANYESASDVITSLTGDVKSSYDAAPETYTFTRDNASTVSYTGQTFRQVLIEDLKTYIETLEQGTYQGSSDDALASLNSYVSYSYDNSSVASGAINGSSSFSVTAKDTSETSIAIAEGTTYAVIQDPGSNLLGKFAGNDNEELPRDSFLGWTTLEFNGQDLSSLDIDSSGDGKVEPEDLLGAWLRIIADQAVDGQAFTVANGDQPAQSVTAAYLTESGLDLRQLVQKFIHGAVSFSQATDDYLSVTRGDEKGILADNSGPAKADVVYTAREHHWDEAFGYFGAARDFLSYTDDQTKNKLSIDTDNSGSIALLSEKNFGISVNAAKRDSGSTTGLDLSSTIMNSFVKGRHLIAEKPEGYETAVTALATMIRIDWEKVLAATVIHYINDTISEMDQYGSSEYLFTDHAKFWSEMKGFALGLQFSPEKILSDEQFTQLHTLFGDAPVLGSAGSDALATYKTSLLEARALLQSAYAFDASDVENW; from the coding sequence ATGGCCCTGAATCTTCATTCAAAAAAACTCATTTTTATTCTCGGTGGTTTACTTCTCTCCTGTTCGTCAGACGACTCTGATGATTCTGGCAGTTCCAACACTATTGCCAACTATGAAAGCGCTTCAGATGTGATCACTAGCCTCACAGGTGATGTGAAGTCATCCTATGATGCCGCACCGGAGACCTATACGTTCACGAGGGACAACGCCTCTACCGTCAGTTATACTGGTCAAACATTCCGACAGGTTTTAATTGAGGATTTGAAGACCTATATTGAGACTCTTGAGCAAGGGACCTACCAAGGCTCCAGCGATGATGCTCTAGCATCTCTCAATTCTTACGTTTCCTATTCATACGACAACTCTTCGGTTGCCAGCGGTGCGATCAACGGCTCTTCAAGTTTTAGCGTCACCGCTAAAGATACCAGCGAAACAAGCATCGCCATTGCCGAGGGAACAACATACGCTGTAATTCAAGATCCTGGCTCCAACCTTCTTGGCAAGTTTGCTGGCAACGATAACGAAGAGCTGCCCCGCGATAGTTTTTTAGGTTGGACAACCCTTGAGTTTAACGGCCAGGATCTCAGCAGCCTCGATATCGATAGCTCTGGCGATGGCAAGGTTGAGCCGGAAGATCTTCTCGGAGCGTGGCTACGCATCATCGCAGACCAAGCAGTTGATGGCCAAGCCTTTACCGTAGCTAATGGCGACCAGCCTGCGCAGAGTGTGACTGCTGCCTACCTAACTGAGTCGGGACTCGACCTTAGACAGTTGGTTCAAAAATTTATTCATGGGGCCGTGAGCTTTTCCCAGGCTACCGATGACTACCTTAGTGTGACCCGTGGTGACGAAAAGGGAATTTTAGCCGACAACTCAGGGCCCGCAAAGGCTGATGTGGTCTATACTGCCCGCGAGCATCATTGGGACGAAGCCTTTGGCTATTTCGGAGCTGCGCGCGATTTCTTATCTTACACAGACGATCAGACTAAGAACAAACTTTCAATCGATACCGATAACAGTGGTTCCATTGCGCTGCTATCTGAGAAAAACTTTGGAATCTCAGTCAATGCAGCTAAGCGAGACTCTGGCAGCACCACTGGCTTAGATCTATCGTCAACAATTATGAATTCATTCGTTAAAGGTCGTCACCTGATCGCTGAAAAGCCAGAGGGTTACGAAACTGCTGTGACCGCTCTAGCAACAATGATTCGTATCGACTGGGAAAAAGTCTTAGCTGCCACCGTCATTCACTACATCAACGACACCATCTCTGAGATGGACCAATACGGAAGTTCGGAATACCTTTTCACTGACCACGCAAAGTTTTGGTCAGAGATGAAAGGCTTCGCCCTTGGTCTGCAATTCAGCCCTGAGAAGATTCTTAGCGATGAGCAGTTCACACAGCTTCATACCTTGTTTGGAGATGCTCCCGTGTTAGGTAGCGCTGGCAGCGACGCCCTAGCAACTTACAAAACATCACTACTTGAAGCACGTGCCCTTCTACAAAGCGCTTATGCTTTTGATGCCTCTGACGTTGAAAACTGGTAA
- a CDS encoding imelysin family protein, giving the protein MIRLPCAFTAILLLGSCSDSSSNSETVSLYTFDRLELLQSIASYTSSSFETFAGQSSDFAENVTGLCEQSSDGNAYGAELEQLQNSWKSMMARWQEIEAYQFGPLNDNAGTLRYDIYSWPLVNYCTIDREVSNLRAAGDTYQLSDKDLAKGLVALEYLLFDSDLNHDCTDSVSETVGWNDLSEADRRTNRCLYMELVANDLSQQAATLQTQWQSTYATNLVATGTDSELQDRINRISDSLFFIDGSVKDRKLGVPLAINDLCPEFPCTDEVENPWSGQSLASVHYNLRGFQAVFQGSDDSALGFDSFLSEVGRSDLADAINESIDSAIETSEALATEDLASLLTERCPDLDVDEQTGVCKLYFQVKVITDELKGEFTEILQLELPQQTAGDND; this is encoded by the coding sequence ATGATCCGTCTACCTTGTGCCTTTACGGCGATTCTACTACTTGGCAGCTGCTCAGATAGCAGCTCAAACTCCGAAACCGTCTCTCTTTATACTTTCGATCGCCTTGAACTCTTGCAAAGCATTGCTAGCTATACCAGCAGCAGCTTTGAAACATTCGCTGGGCAATCTTCTGACTTTGCAGAAAATGTTACTGGGCTTTGCGAGCAAAGCTCTGATGGCAATGCCTACGGAGCCGAGCTAGAGCAATTGCAAAACTCTTGGAAGTCCATGATGGCCCGATGGCAAGAGATTGAAGCCTATCAATTTGGGCCTCTAAACGATAACGCAGGAACGTTACGATATGATATTTATAGTTGGCCACTGGTGAACTACTGCACAATCGATCGCGAAGTTAGCAATTTGCGAGCAGCTGGAGATACCTATCAACTAAGCGATAAGGATTTAGCAAAAGGCTTAGTGGCTCTTGAATATCTTCTATTCGATTCCGACCTCAACCATGACTGCACCGACTCCGTTAGCGAAACTGTTGGTTGGAACGATCTATCTGAAGCAGATCGAAGAACAAACCGGTGCCTTTATATGGAACTTGTAGCTAATGACCTTAGTCAACAAGCTGCAACGCTTCAGACTCAATGGCAGTCGACCTATGCTACAAACCTAGTCGCTACAGGCACAGATTCTGAACTTCAAGATCGCATCAATCGCATTTCCGATAGTCTCTTTTTCATCGATGGATCGGTTAAAGATCGCAAGCTCGGAGTGCCACTGGCAATTAACGACCTCTGTCCAGAATTTCCTTGCACGGATGAGGTAGAAAATCCTTGGTCGGGCCAATCTTTGGCAAGCGTCCATTATAATCTTCGAGGATTTCAAGCGGTTTTCCAGGGTTCAGATGATTCTGCCTTGGGCTTTGATAGCTTCCTATCTGAGGTGGGTCGCAGTGATTTGGCAGATGCTATTAACGAATCCATTGACTCCGCTATCGAAACTTCGGAAGCTCTTGCCACAGAAGATTTGGCCTCACTTCTAACTGAACGTTGCCCAGATCTCGATGTCGATGAGCAAACTGGGGTATGTAAACTCTATTTCCAGGTGAAGGTTATCACGGATGAACTCAAAGGTGAGTTCACAGAGATACTTCAGCTTGAACTACCTCAGCAAACTGCAGGTGACAACGACTAA
- a CDS encoding sterol desaturase family protein: MDFFQSLLDPGRMVLDPSKRVYWLCLLGSLGMILVLSKKGEIKKHLALAFSSKIWFHRSSRTDVFLVAINGILRPLILPAQLSSVAAIAALVSWSLTKIFGVPGLESTPWLVAMGFTLVTFIADDFSRFFLHYCQHRFSFLWAFHKVHHSAEVLTPLTLYRSHPVDILSSRLRHIVCHGLVTGLFFFLFQQQLNGWDILGANAFAFIFNALGANLRHSHIPIHFGLLERIFISPLAHQVHHSLEQAHYDKNFGSCLALWDRLFESHIDGRDVEGRDLSFGIEESYPKKYSLVSIYLSPFQEAFKAKEPKLCPEAGLDPTDPKPIESPMALQG, from the coding sequence TTGGACTTTTTTCAATCTCTTCTCGATCCAGGTCGCATGGTCCTAGACCCTAGCAAGCGGGTCTACTGGCTCTGCCTTTTGGGTTCTCTGGGAATGATACTAGTCCTCTCAAAGAAAGGCGAAATCAAGAAGCATCTAGCATTAGCATTCTCTTCTAAAATATGGTTTCATCGGTCTTCAAGGACCGATGTCTTCTTAGTCGCTATCAATGGCATTCTCAGGCCTTTAATCCTACCTGCTCAATTAAGCTCGGTCGCAGCTATTGCTGCACTAGTCTCCTGGTCACTGACAAAGATTTTTGGTGTTCCAGGATTGGAAAGCACCCCTTGGCTGGTTGCCATGGGATTCACTTTGGTCACTTTTATTGCTGACGATTTTTCTCGCTTCTTTCTCCACTATTGCCAGCATCGATTTTCGTTCCTTTGGGCGTTTCATAAAGTACACCACAGTGCTGAAGTCTTAACCCCTCTGACTTTGTATCGGTCCCATCCGGTGGATATTCTATCTTCCCGTTTGCGTCATATTGTGTGTCATGGCTTGGTTACGGGACTGTTCTTTTTCCTGTTTCAGCAGCAGCTCAACGGTTGGGATATTCTGGGAGCTAATGCCTTTGCATTTATTTTCAATGCTCTAGGGGCAAATCTTCGTCACAGCCATATCCCGATCCATTTCGGATTGTTGGAACGAATTTTCATAAGTCCACTAGCTCATCAAGTTCATCATAGCCTGGAGCAGGCGCACTACGATAAGAATTTTGGCTCCTGCCTTGCCCTTTGGGACAGGCTATTCGAAAGCCATATCGATGGCCGCGATGTTGAAGGGCGAGACCTTTCCTTCGGCATTGAAGAGTCATACCCCAAAAAGTACTCGTTGGTTTCGATTTACTTAAGCCCCTTTCAAGAAGCTTTCAAGGCCAAAGAGCCAAAGCTATGCCCCGAAGCAGGGCTTGACCCTACAGACCCAAAACCTATAGAGTCGCCCATGGCGCTGCAAGGCTGA
- a CDS encoding TonB-dependent receptor family protein: MSLKYVGLGLLLLPSVMAHGEQDVERMSIIGSRDDLKQQAGSAHRLDDKDLETFSHTDIHRILKQVPGVNIQEEDGLGLRPNIGLRGAHPHRSRKVTLMEDGILIGPAPYSAPAAYYFPMMTRAYGVEVFKGPSAVRFGPNSIGGAINIMTRPLPNDLEYGIQSEIGSYGFQKVHGYLGQAHGPMSYSVSGSFVAGDGFKELPYDSDEGFKKDDIMLKLGYQITNKHAIRFKGIRAHETSFETYLGLTEADFKSNPYQRYAASAEDKMVWHRDQAMLTYQFSGDSLDAQVNVYKHWFQRNWAKFNGFTDSSVDPRTVLNEPIGSNLRFYQVINGEEDSIALDDGIVIGSNRRTYLVEGVQGNLEWELPSLGDRAVVKLGLRHHQDLIERDHTEEDYLMTGGRLVRQESSPQRETNQLHDKSIANSFYGQWDQYWSQWKWSLGMRHEQVRTTRNDRLSPSTSEISNEDSITTFGLGTFYQFNENLGFLVGVNQGVTLVGPGQADSIKPEEALNYEAGFRAQWDKQEVNLVAFYSDYSNIKGTCSFSSGCQDSQIDTEFNGGEAVIQGLELDAGSRWQLGSYLVRSKLAYTYTDGYFTEASESDNPEWGVGLIQPNDPLPYMAKHMAHLSMGLSWNRWEWDLSYHYKSSMYDQTVADSRYEIPAYSVLDFATRWHLTEQQSVAFKIDNLLDETYLVSLRPYGQRPGKPQTFMIGYQWDNM, encoded by the coding sequence ATGTCACTTAAATACGTAGGATTGGGACTGTTGCTGCTACCAAGCGTCATGGCTCATGGGGAGCAAGATGTCGAGCGCATGTCGATTATCGGAAGTCGCGACGATCTGAAGCAACAGGCGGGCTCCGCTCACCGGCTCGATGACAAGGATCTTGAGACCTTTTCCCATACAGATATCCACAGGATTCTAAAGCAAGTACCCGGTGTCAACATTCAGGAAGAAGATGGCTTGGGGCTACGCCCGAACATTGGGTTGCGTGGTGCTCACCCCCACCGGAGCCGTAAGGTCACCCTTATGGAAGACGGAATCTTGATCGGCCCTGCTCCCTACTCTGCACCAGCAGCCTATTACTTTCCGATGATGACGAGGGCCTATGGCGTAGAGGTTTTTAAAGGACCCAGCGCTGTCCGTTTCGGACCGAACTCCATCGGCGGTGCTATCAATATCATGACAAGACCTCTGCCCAACGACTTGGAGTATGGGATCCAGAGCGAGATCGGCTCTTATGGTTTTCAGAAGGTTCATGGTTACCTAGGGCAAGCCCACGGCCCCATGTCCTATAGTGTAAGTGGCAGCTTCGTGGCTGGTGATGGCTTCAAGGAGCTACCCTACGACAGCGATGAAGGCTTTAAGAAAGATGACATCATGCTGAAACTGGGCTATCAAATCACGAACAAACACGCTATCCGATTTAAGGGTATCCGTGCTCATGAAACCTCGTTCGAAACCTATCTTGGTCTCACCGAAGCAGACTTTAAAAGTAACCCGTATCAACGCTATGCTGCCAGTGCCGAAGACAAGATGGTCTGGCATCGGGATCAGGCGATGCTTACTTACCAGTTCAGCGGTGATAGCCTCGACGCCCAAGTGAACGTGTACAAGCATTGGTTTCAGCGAAATTGGGCCAAGTTCAATGGGTTTACAGACAGCTCTGTGGACCCTAGGACAGTTCTAAACGAACCCATCGGCTCAAATTTGCGATTCTATCAAGTTATTAACGGTGAAGAGGATAGCATCGCTCTTGACGACGGAATTGTTATCGGCTCTAACCGTCGCACCTATTTGGTTGAAGGGGTACAAGGAAATCTAGAGTGGGAACTTCCTAGCCTCGGTGATCGAGCTGTTGTGAAACTAGGACTCCGTCACCACCAGGACTTGATCGAGCGTGATCACACTGAAGAGGATTACTTGATGACTGGCGGGCGCTTGGTTCGCCAGGAGAGCAGCCCCCAGCGGGAAACAAACCAGCTGCACGATAAATCTATTGCCAATAGCTTTTACGGGCAGTGGGATCAATATTGGTCTCAATGGAAGTGGAGCTTAGGGATGCGCCACGAGCAAGTCCGAACAACTCGCAATGATCGCCTCTCACCCAGTACCTCAGAAATTAGCAACGAGGACTCAATCACCACTTTTGGCCTCGGTACCTTCTATCAATTTAACGAAAATCTAGGATTTCTAGTGGGCGTCAATCAAGGGGTTACCCTAGTTGGCCCTGGGCAAGCTGATAGTATCAAACCAGAGGAAGCGCTGAACTACGAAGCTGGGTTTCGCGCCCAGTGGGATAAGCAAGAGGTCAATCTCGTCGCCTTTTACTCAGATTACAGCAACATCAAGGGCACATGTAGCTTTTCTTCAGGCTGCCAAGATTCTCAGATTGACACGGAATTTAACGGCGGCGAAGCCGTCATACAAGGTCTGGAACTTGATGCAGGATCCCGCTGGCAGCTTGGTTCCTATCTAGTGCGTAGTAAGCTAGCATACACCTACACGGACGGCTATTTTACAGAAGCAAGTGAATCGGATAATCCAGAGTGGGGCGTGGGTTTGATTCAGCCTAATGATCCACTTCCCTATATGGCTAAACATATGGCCCACCTTTCCATGGGACTAAGCTGGAATCGCTGGGAGTGGGACCTATCTTATCACTATAAGAGTTCCATGTATGACCAAACCGTTGCTGACTCACGATATGAGATCCCAGCCTACAGCGTGCTTGATTTTGCAACGCGATGGCACCTTACTGAGCAGCAGTCTGTAGCCTTCAAAATCGATAATCTGCTTGATGAAACCTATTTGGTATCCTTAAGGCCGTATGGACAAAGACCTGGGAAGCCTCAGACATTTATGATTGGCTATCAGTGGGACAATATGTAA
- a CDS encoding hydroxymethylglutaryl-CoA reductase: MSTKTESVKAAPQPRTQPKNERSESSKSSLDLWLEKGLVLNSSLDHIRDTHLCAEKTRGNIENFLGAVQIPVGLAGPLLFQGEWAQGSIFAPFATTEGALVASASRGAKALSESGGVHTRVLSQNMYRAPSFVCKSFLEAKKLGDFLVDHIEALQDQVSKVTRYGKILNIEPHYNGRTLHALIRYSTGNAAGQNMVTIASAQLGKWVMEEAPRQLGIEIAEFHIEGGLNGDKKVNFLNFISGRGCRVVAEVELPNIVVEQVLKTNADDLAHHYQRGAATCLMNGGVGVNVNIANAIAAIFIATGQDAASVHESSLGHLNFERTKDGLYASLMLPSLAIGTVGGGTRLPGQSEALSIMGCQGQDVRRLAEIIAGYCLGLDLSTWSAIASHSFVQAHQTLGRR, encoded by the coding sequence TTGTCTACAAAAACTGAATCGGTAAAAGCTGCACCGCAACCTAGAACTCAACCTAAAAATGAAAGAAGTGAGTCTTCCAAAAGCTCACTGGATCTCTGGTTGGAAAAGGGATTAGTTTTGAATTCAAGCTTAGATCATATTCGAGACACACACCTCTGCGCTGAGAAAACCCGTGGCAACATAGAAAACTTTCTAGGAGCTGTGCAAATCCCAGTTGGCCTTGCAGGACCACTTTTGTTTCAAGGCGAGTGGGCTCAAGGCTCTATATTTGCCCCATTTGCAACAACAGAAGGTGCCTTGGTAGCATCTGCGAGTCGTGGAGCAAAGGCACTTAGCGAAAGTGGTGGCGTCCACACTCGCGTCCTATCTCAGAATATGTATCGCGCTCCATCATTTGTTTGCAAAAGCTTTCTAGAGGCAAAAAAGCTCGGCGATTTCCTGGTCGATCATATAGAAGCTCTTCAGGATCAAGTCTCCAAAGTTACTCGATATGGAAAAATATTGAACATTGAACCTCATTATAATGGTCGAACTCTTCATGCTCTCATTCGATACTCCACCGGAAATGCCGCTGGACAGAACATGGTTACTATCGCTAGCGCTCAGCTTGGCAAGTGGGTGATGGAGGAAGCGCCTCGCCAGTTGGGAATCGAAATCGCTGAGTTTCATATTGAGGGTGGACTCAATGGTGATAAGAAGGTCAACTTTCTAAACTTCATTTCTGGTCGTGGTTGCCGCGTTGTTGCCGAAGTTGAATTGCCTAACATAGTGGTTGAGCAAGTCCTTAAAACAAATGCTGACGATCTCGCTCATCATTATCAGCGCGGGGCTGCCACTTGCTTGATGAATGGGGGCGTTGGTGTGAACGTTAATATCGCAAATGCCATTGCAGCAATCTTTATAGCTACAGGACAAGACGCGGCCTCTGTTCACGAAAGTAGCTTAGGTCATCTCAATTTTGAACGAACAAAAGACGGACTCTACGCTAGCCTTATGCTACCATCGCTGGCCATTGGCACCGTTGGCGGTGGAACCAGGCTACCCGGTCAAAGCGAAGCTCTCAGCATTATGGGATGTCAGGGCCAAGATGTTCGACGTCTGGCAGAAATTATTGCTGGCTACTGTCTAGGACTCGACCTTTCAACTTGGTCAGCCATTGCCAGCCACTCCTTTGTACAAGCCCATCAGACCTTGGGTCGCCGTTAG
- a CDS encoding GNAT family N-acetyltransferase: protein MDHTPNLESERLVLRPPVMADGPSYQRHFADYEVIRHLYARVPWPYPEGGATEWLKNEIIPKQGQGVWSWAICEKIAPDIMIGGIELKRVASPTNRGFWLGRSYWGRGYMTEAVNLVTQFGFESLGFERMIFDNAVGNDRSARIKVRQGCRKIRTEKAQLVDPSYSEIEIWELTKDDWLANQKEQGI, encoded by the coding sequence ATGGACCATACACCAAACTTAGAATCCGAACGTCTAGTCCTTAGGCCACCAGTCATGGCTGATGGACCTTCTTACCAACGACACTTCGCTGACTACGAGGTCATTCGACACTTGTATGCTAGGGTACCTTGGCCTTATCCAGAAGGTGGAGCTACGGAGTGGTTAAAGAATGAAATTATTCCAAAGCAAGGCCAAGGAGTTTGGTCTTGGGCTATCTGTGAAAAAATCGCACCCGATATCATGATTGGCGGTATAGAACTAAAGCGAGTGGCAAGCCCTACGAATCGTGGCTTTTGGCTTGGGAGATCGTACTGGGGGCGGGGATATATGACCGAAGCTGTGAATCTTGTAACTCAGTTTGGCTTCGAATCCCTTGGATTTGAGCGAATGATCTTTGACAATGCTGTTGGAAATGATAGATCCGCCCGTATAAAGGTCAGGCAAGGATGCCGCAAGATAAGAACTGAAAAGGCCCAGCTAGTAGATCCCTCCTACTCCGAAATCGAAATATGGGAGCTGACGAAGGATGATTGGCTTGCAAATCAAAAAGAGCAAGGAATCTAA